The Acipenser ruthenus chromosome 27, fAciRut3.2 maternal haplotype, whole genome shotgun sequence genome includes a window with the following:
- the LOC117432346 gene encoding V(D)J recombination-activating protein 1, with translation MADTLLRSIPAEIQHPYSKFSDWKFKLFRIKSFERAPLAQDKENQPVEQTVSQSPEEAEMADEKPPSASVMKVCLGGKSFDNNRVDLKIVEIEMHMAHLRRLCRLCGGALKRDRTNLEHEVQGALDEMSREALKKMGCKARAWPEVILKVFKVDVTGDLETVHPIFFCHGCCKVAIRGGGFCCFSRIRVPQWMPHSAQCRLCSRVVGSLKRKIKPQAAQLAKRAKVDLKENRSRRSNAHGQAKFWPKSQSQRSFWVKKITHCKKVHLESRLLAVDYPVDFVRSVSCQVCNHLLADPVQSSCKHLFCRTCILKYIRALGTHCPACREPCIPTDLVTPAKAFMNVIYSLVVRCPLEGCKEQVRLEHYGTHTLSHQEVKGNEVYSPINKGGRPRQHLLSLTRRAQKHRLKELKHQVKIFADKEEGGDIKSVCLTLFLLALRAGNEHRQADELEAIMQGRGSRLHPAVCLAIRVNTFLSCSQYHKMYRTVKATSGRQIFQPLHALRNAEKVLLPGYHPFEWQPALKNVSSSTEVGIIDGLSGWTVSVEDSQMDTIARRFRYDAALVSALKDLEEDILEGVNEQGLDDSSTEVFTVVIKESCDGMGDVSEKHGGGPLLPEKAIRFSFTIMSITTKNEDGENINVFQEHKPNSELCCKPLCLMFADESDHETLTAILGPVLAEREAMKESRLILEIGGLSRSFRFIFRGTGYDEKLVRDVEGLEASGSTYICTLCDATRGEAAQNMVLHSVTRNHEENLDRYEIWRSNPYSESVDELRDRVKGVSAKPFMETQPSIDALHCDIGNATEFYKIFQDEIGEVYQNHNPTHEERKRWQSALDKQLRKKMNLRPVMRMNGNFARKLMTKETVEAVCELVPSEERREALRELVHLYIQMKPVWRANCPAKECPDLLCRYSFNSQRFAELLSTTFKYRYDGKITNYLHKTLAHVPEIIEREGSIGAWASEGNESGNKLFRRFRKMNARQSKCYELEDILKHHWLYTSKYLQKFMEAHKNSAKALEATINPVETQDDAINLIDSLEF, from the exons CTTCTGCGCTCCATTCCTGCAGAGATCCAGCACCCCTACTCTAAGTTTTCTGACTGGAAGTTCAAACTCTTTCGGATTAAATCCTTTGAGAGAGCTCCTTTGGCCCAAGACAAAGAAAACCAGCCAGTAGAACAGACAGTGTCACAGTCTCCAGAAGAAGCTGAGATGGCAGATGAGAAACCTCCCTCTGCTAGTGTCATGAAAGTATGTTTAGGTGGGAAGTCATTTGATAACAACCGAGTGGACCTGAAGATCGTGGAGATTGAAATGCACATGGCGCACTTAAGACGTCTGTGTAGACTGTGTGGTGGTGCATTGAAAAGAGACAGGACCAACCTGGAGCATGAGGTCCAAGGTGCTTTGGATGAGATGAGCCGAGAGGCACTGAAGAAGATGGGTTGCAAGGCCAGGGCCTGGCCAGAGGTCATATTGAAGGTTTTTAAGGTAGATGTGACTGGAGACCTGGAGACTGTCCACCCCATATTTTTCTGTCATGGTTGCTGTAAGGTCGCTATCAGAGGAGGTGGCTTCTGCTGCTTCTCTCGAATCCGAGTTCCCCAGTGGATGCCTCACTCTGCACAGTGCAGGTTGTGCTCCCGGGTTGTGGGTTCTCTTAAAAGAAAGATCAAGCCCCAGGCAGCTCAGCTAGCCAAGAGAGCTAAAGTGGACCTCAAGGAAAACAGAAGCCGTCGGTCCAATGCTCACGGTCAAGCAAAATTCTGGCCCAAATCTCAAAGTCAAAGGAGCTTCTGGGTAAAGAAGATCACCCACTGCAAGAAGGTTCACCTTGAATCCAGGCTCTTGGCAGTCGACTATCCTGTTGACTTTGTGCGGTCTGTCTCCTGCCAGGTCTGTAATCATCTGCTGGCCGACCCTGTCCAGTCCTCTTGCAAGCACCTCTTTTGCAGGACCTGTATCCTGAAGTACATTCGGGCTCTGGGAACGCACTGCCCTGCTTGTAGGGAACCCTGCATCCCGACGGATTTGGTGACCCCAGCCAAAGCTTTCATGAATGTTATTTATTCACTGGTGGTCCGGTGTCCTTTGGAAGGCTGTAAGGAGCAGGTGAGGCTGGAACACTATGGAACCCACACCCTCAGTCATCAAGAGGTCAAAGGCAATGAAGTCTATTCACCCATCAATAAGGGGGGGCGCCCGAGGCAGCACCTGCTCTCTCTAACCCGAAGGGCCCAGAAACACAGACTGAAGGAGCTAAAACACCAGGTGAAAATCTTTGCAGATAAAGAGGAAGGAGGGGACATCAAGTCTGTCTGCCTAACACTCTTCCTACTGGCCCTGAGAGCTGGCAACGAGCACAGACAGGCTGATGAACTAGAGGCAATCATGCAAG GTAGAGGATCCAGATTGCACCCAGCTGTATGTCTAGCCATTCGGGTGAACACCTTCCTGAGCTGCAGTCAGTACCATAAAATGTACAGGACAGTAAAAGCAACCAGCGGAAGGCAGATCTTTCAGCCCTTGCATGCCCTCCGTAATGCAGAAAAGGTTTTGCTGCCAGGATACCACCCGTTTGAGTGGCAGCCAGCCCTAAAGAACGTCTCCAGCAGCACAGAGGTGGGGATTATTGATGGGTTGTCAGGCTGGACAGTTTCTGTGGAGGACTCTCAAATGGACACTATTGCTCGCAGGTTCCGCTATGATGCTGCCTTGGTTTCAGCCTTGAAGGACCTGGAGGAAGACATCCTGGAAGGCGTTAATGAGCAAGGACTGGACGACTCCTCCACAGAGGTCTTCACAGTGGTGATCAAGGAGTCATGCGATGGAATGGGCGATGTGAGTGAGAAACACGGAGGTGGACCATTGCTCCCAGAGAAAGCTATCCGCTTCTCCTTCACCATCATGTCTATTACCACCAAGAACGAAGATGGAGAAAACATAAATGTCTTTCAGGAACACAAGCCAAACTCAGAGCTCTGCTGCAAACCCCTGTGTTTGATGTTTGCAGATGAATCTGACCATGAGACACTGACGGCTATTCTGGGTCCAGTGCTGGCCGAACGGGAAGCCATGAAAGAGAGTCGCCTGATCCTGGAGATTGGTGGGCTGTCTAGGTCCTTTCGATTTATCTTTAGGGGCACAGGGTATGATGAGAAGCTGGTGAGGGATGTTGAAGGATTGGAGGCCTCAGGGTCAACCTATATCTGTACCCTTTGTGATGCCACCAGAGGTGAAGCTGCCCAGAATATGGTTCTTCACTCTGTCACCAGGAACCATGAGGAGAACCTAGATCGCTACGAGATATGGCGGTCCAATCCCTACTCGGAGTCAGTGGATGAACTCCGTGACAGAGTGAAGGGAGTTTCAGCCAAGCCCTTTATGGAAACGCAGCCTTCCATTGACGCCCTTCACTGTGACATTGGCAATGCTACAGAGTTCTACAAAATATTCCAGGATGAAATAGGGGAAGTCTACCAGAATCACAACCCTACCCACGAGGAGAGGAAAAGGTGGCAATCTGCCCTAGACAAGCAGCTGAGGAAGAAGATGAACCTTAGACCTGTCATGAGGATGAATGGCAATTTTGCCCGCAAGTTGATGACTAAGGAGACAGTAGAAGCTGTCTGTGAGCTTGTCCCATCTGAAGAACGAAGAGAGGCCCTCAGGGAGCTTGTGCACCTTTACATCCAAATGAAGCCTGTCTGGCGTGCCAACTGCCCAGCCAAAGAGTGCCCAGACTTGCTCTGCCGTTACAGCTTCAACTCACAGCGCTTTGCAGAGCTCCTCTCCACTACCTTCAAGTACAGATATGATGGAAAGATCACCAACTACCTCCACAAGACCTTGGCCCATGTGCCTGAAATCATTGAAAGGGAGGGTTCCATAGGGGCCTGGGCCAGTGAGGGCAATGAGTCCGGGAACAAGCTCTTCCGTCGGTTCCGCAAGATGAACGCCAGGCAGTCCAAGTGCTATGAGCTGGAGGACATTCTCAAGCATCACTGGCTTTATACTTCCAAGTACCTCCAAAAGTTTATGGAGGCACATAAGAACTCAGCCAAAGCCTTAGAGGCCACAATAAATCCTGTGGAGACCCAGGACGATGCTATCAATCTGATAGACTCCTTGGAGTTTTGA